In a single window of the Streptomyces sp. NBC_00285 genome:
- a CDS encoding nucleic acid/nucleotide deaminase domain-containing protein has translation MNDSGVRRFGEIAVPLTAGPYFATAESDPVPLREFAESVGRTVVRDECGQWTRFGSDRGFELCADTEGVVRAVLLDWAEESRFVNSTQERFAQSLALLDQALTAILGTDVPQEAAAAYAELEQRLRTLDPQAFEGREHWWPLVLDDLRDTASAEWFTAFEIVNDRGEKQIITQAGDIGVHPEERLWARLRAAGVEPEQVLGIHTELEACFMPGHYCSLWLGQVFPQVRLTHNFPYGETAASRAEGIRQLREAAAQQPQ, from the coding sequence ATGAACGACAGTGGTGTTCGGCGTTTCGGAGAGATCGCCGTCCCCCTGACGGCCGGGCCGTACTTCGCTACGGCCGAGTCCGACCCCGTACCACTGCGGGAGTTCGCGGAGTCCGTCGGCCGCACGGTCGTGCGGGACGAGTGCGGGCAGTGGACACGGTTCGGTTCGGACCGGGGTTTCGAGCTCTGCGCCGACACCGAGGGCGTCGTACGCGCCGTACTCCTGGACTGGGCCGAGGAGTCGAGGTTCGTGAACTCGACGCAGGAGCGGTTCGCCCAGTCGCTCGCCCTGCTCGACCAAGCCCTCACCGCGATCCTCGGCACCGACGTGCCGCAGGAGGCCGCCGCGGCGTACGCGGAACTGGAGCAGCGGCTGCGGACCCTCGACCCACAGGCGTTCGAGGGGCGCGAGCACTGGTGGCCCCTCGTTCTCGACGACCTCCGGGACACCGCGAGCGCGGAGTGGTTCACCGCCTTCGAGATCGTGAACGACCGGGGCGAGAAGCAGATCATCACGCAGGCCGGCGACATCGGTGTCCACCCGGAGGAACGACTGTGGGCCCGGCTGCGGGCCGCGGGCGTCGAGCCGGAGCAAGTACTGGGGATCCACACCGAGTTGGAAGCCTGTTTCATGCCGGGGCACTACTGCTCGTTGTGGCTCGGGCAGGTCTTCCCCCAGGTGCGGTTGACCCACAACTTCCCGTACGGCGAGACGGCGGCGTCCCGCGCCGAGGGCATCCGGCAACTGCGCGAGGCAGCCGCCCAGCAGCCGCAGTAG